In Hydrogenovibrio marinus, a single genomic region encodes these proteins:
- the sppA gene encoding signal peptide peptidase SppA produces MRNLGVLKAMTLMIGLTVLSGCATIKIGPNYDEPLKQQVIESKPGATGKVLLINIQGVISDQQHEGFFGASPSLLDRVMMQLKLAEKNKSIKTVLLKINSPGGGVTTSDILYHELMAFKKRTGKKIYVQMMDVTASGGYYISMAADHIQAHPTTVTGSVGVITILPEIVDLTKKIGVEVKTYKTGPMKDTGSPFRKFTPADDAEMQSMVDQMAQRFYHIVQSSRHLSPQAMKEVETARVYVGEEALKAGLVDSLGYLSDAVNQACNLGGDKTCDLVSYRFETNVNATSYSPTMQAQTKPIEMNLMKTGLLDSALSLKPGSYYLYLP; encoded by the coding sequence ATGAGAAATCTAGGTGTTTTGAAAGCAATGACATTGATGATTGGGTTAACTGTTTTGTCGGGTTGTGCCACTATCAAGATCGGGCCTAATTATGATGAGCCTTTGAAGCAACAGGTAATCGAATCCAAACCGGGTGCGACTGGTAAGGTCTTGTTGATCAATATCCAAGGCGTGATTTCCGATCAGCAGCACGAAGGATTTTTTGGTGCCTCTCCAAGTCTGTTAGACCGAGTGATGATGCAACTGAAGTTGGCTGAAAAGAACAAAAGCATCAAAACCGTTTTGCTTAAAATCAACAGCCCAGGTGGTGGTGTGACCACCAGTGACATCCTTTATCATGAGTTGATGGCCTTCAAGAAGCGTACAGGCAAGAAAATCTATGTTCAGATGATGGATGTGACTGCTTCGGGGGGGTACTACATCTCCATGGCCGCAGACCACATTCAGGCACATCCGACAACGGTCACGGGATCAGTAGGGGTAATTACCATCCTTCCTGAGATTGTTGATTTAACGAAAAAAATCGGTGTTGAAGTCAAAACTTATAAAACCGGACCGATGAAAGATACTGGTTCACCATTCCGAAAATTCACGCCTGCGGATGATGCTGAAATGCAGTCTATGGTCGATCAAATGGCACAGCGTTTTTACCATATTGTACAGTCATCTCGCCATCTATCACCTCAAGCAATGAAAGAGGTCGAAACGGCGAGAGTTTATGTCGGTGAAGAGGCGCTTAAAGCCGGTTTGGTTGATTCACTAGGTTACCTGTCGGACGCGGTCAATCAGGCTTGTAATTTGGGTGGTGACAAGACCTGTGATTTGGTAAGTTACCGCTTTGAAACCAATGTTAACGCCACATCTTACAGCCCAACCATGCAGGCGCAAACCAAGCCGATAGAAATGAATCTGATGAAAACCGGGTTGTTGGATTCTGCGCTGTCATTGAAGCCTGGTTCTTATTATCTTTACTTGCCTTGA